The Manihot esculenta cultivar AM560-2 chromosome 11, M.esculenta_v8, whole genome shotgun sequence genome includes a region encoding these proteins:
- the LOC110626400 gene encoding DEAD-box ATP-dependent RNA helicase 20, with protein MSRYDSRSGDPTSYRDRRSDSGFGGASGYAGSGRSSSERRDYGRADSPRKSDLDGLTPFEKNFYVESPSVEAMSEREVEEYRQRREITVEGRDVPKPVKHFRDVGFPDYVLQEITKAGFVEPTPIQAQGWPMALKGRDLIGIAETGSGKTLAYLLPAIVHVNAQPILAPGDGPIVLVLAPTRELAVQIQQEAAKFGASSRIKNTCIYGGVPKGPQVRDLQKGVEIVIATPGRLIDMLESHHTNLRRVTYLVLDEADRMLDMGFEPQIRKIVSQIRPDRQTLYWSATWPKEVEQLARQFLYNPYKVIIGSADLKANHAIRQHVDIVTENQKYNKLVKLLEDIMDGSRILIFMDTKKGCDQITRQLRMDGWPALSIHGDKSQAERDWVLSEFKAGKSPIMTATDVAARGLDVKDVKYVINYDFPGSLEDYVHRIGRTGRAGAKGTAYTFFTAANARFAKELITILEEAGQKVSPELAAMGRGAPPPPSGHGGFRDRGRGYGGGRSWS; from the exons ATGAGCCGATACGACAGCCGTTCGGGCGACCCCACTTCTTATCGTGACCGGAGAAG TGATTCAGGTTTTGGTGGGGCTTCGGGCTATGCTGGCTCGGGACGGTCCTCATCTGAGAGGAGGGACTACGGCCGTGCTGACTCGCCTAGGAAATCGGATTTGGATGGGTTGACTCCATTTGAGAAGAATTTCTACGTTGAGTCACCATCAGTGGAGGCAATGTCAGAGAGGGAGGTTGAGGAGTACAGACAACGGAGAGAAATTACTGTAGAGGGCCGTGATGTTCCAAAACCTGTCAAGCATTTTCGCGATGTGGGCTTTCCAG ATTATGTTCTGCAAGAAATAACAAAAGCTGGCTTCGTGGAACCTACACCTATTCAAGCTCAAGGGTGGCCAATGGCTTTGAAGGGTCGTGACCTTATTGGTATCGCTGAAACAGGATCTGGGAAAACTCTTGCCTATCTGTTGCCTGCCATAGTCCATGTCAATGCCCAGCCAATTTTAG CACCTGGAGATGGTCCAATTGTATTAGTTTTAGCTCCTACACGTGAACTTGCTGTTCAGATACAACAAGAAGCTGCTAAATTTGGTGCATCATcaagaataaaaaatacatgCATATATGGTGGGGTTCCAAAGGGACCTCAGGTGCGCGATCTCCAGAAAG GTGTTGAAATTGTTATTGCTACACCAGGAAGGTTGATTGATATGTTGGAATCACATCATACAAATTTGCGAAGGGTTACTTACTTGGTGTTGGATGAGGCAGATCGGATGCTAGACATGGGATTTGAGCCTCAGATACGAAAAATTGTTTCTCAG ATTCGCCCGGATCGTCAGACTTTGTACTGGAGTGCCACTTGGCCTAAAGAGGTTGAACAACTGGCAAGGCAATTTCTTTACAATCCGTACAAA GTAATAATAGGATCTGCAGATTTAAAAGCTAACCATGCAATACGCCAACACGTTGACATTGTTACTGAGAATCAGAAATATAATAA GCTGGTGAAGTTGCTGGAGGATATCATGGATGGCAGCCGTATTCTTATTTTTATGGACACCAAGAAGGGTTGTGACCAGATTACTCGGCAGCTGCGCATGGATGGTTGGCCTGCTCTCTCAATTCATGGAGACAAAAGTCAAGCAGAAAGGGATTGGGTCCTGTCAGAGTTCAAGGCTGGCAAAAGTCCCATAATGACTGCAACAGATGTTGCTGCCCGTGGACTAG ATGTGAAAGATGTAAAATATGTGATCAATTATGACTTTCCTGGATCCCTTGAGGATTATGTTCACCGAATTGGTCGAACTGGAAGGGCTGGGGCAAAAGGAACAGCCTACACTTTCTTCACAGCTGCGAATGCCAGATTTGCAAAGGAACTTATCACCATACTTGAGGAAGCTGGGCAGAAGGTCAGTCCAGAATTGGCTGCAATGGGTCGAGGTGCCCCCCCTCCACCATCAG GTCATGGGGGTTTCCGAGATCGTGGGAGGGGTTATGGTGGTGGCCGCTCCTGGAGCTGA